The following are from one region of the Salvia hispanica cultivar TCC Black 2014 chromosome 1, UniMelb_Shisp_WGS_1.0, whole genome shotgun sequence genome:
- the LOC125202833 gene encoding uncharacterized protein LOC125202833 isoform X2 yields MQSLCTDACKAFSSSGFLLKGFQQQQHLFADNLDCRPVSSSPSHRHASYPCISCNFEDKSCRLVDGRGRPMENFDGRRGKVAAKGKDNVWSIDNEMAKTDKDKGRTRRRKRGGKRVKNVYKKGDGVLVSGSMLMEVETILQTQEPVIRPAWHTFASSVSGIWKGVGAVYSPITAEMEPIEIGSKNENLFDCYTLSHIKALPSTSGDLNSQIHRKVNWVTLNPYGEKQNNKGGLGYKKQDASDSPNLPKIESFDFGRSDVMEEDVMGMEPGLIFFEDGSYSRGPVDIPCLVKGCHKRLRVVHTIEFSNGGSDIQIMRIAVYEEEWVSPADIPDTSELELDLKPFSQRKRVQPSDLSGSWKVFEVSATPIYGEDMTLEEGKSAPYVYLCTENLKKRSLPENLVYFGEEEIVDMQDVTVMWLPGGVTAYVDVKKEGILCVGVGWYSDEGMNLVMERDYGLDGKLKEVRSKSEMKRRWTNPPPM; encoded by the exons ATGCAATCACTATGCACCGACGCTTGCAAAGCCTTCAGCAGTAGCGGTTTCTTGCTGAAAGGCTTCCAACAACAGCAGCACTTATTCGCGGATAATCTCGATTGTCGCCCGGTTTCATCTTCTCCCTCGCATAGGCACGCTTCTTATCCCTGCATTTCCTGCAATTTTGAAGACAAAAGCTGCCGCCTTGTCGATGGCCGGGGAAGGCCGATGGAGAATTTTGATGGTCGGAGAGGGAAAGTGGCGGCCAAGGGGAAAGATAATGTGTGGAGTATCGACAACGAGATGGCGAAGACTGACAAGGACAAGGGTCGAACGCGGCGGAGGAAAAGGGGAGGGAAGAGAGTGAAGAATGTGTATAAGAAAGGTGATGGAGTTCTTGTCTCCGGTTCGATGTTGATGGAAGTTGAAACCATTTTACAGACGCAG GAACCAGTGATTAGGCCAGCATGGCACACATTTGCAAGTAGTGTGAGTGGAATATGGAAGGGAGTTGGAGCTGTATATTCTCCCATCACTGCTGAAATGGAGCCTATAGAGATTGGGAGCAAGAATGAGAACTTATTTGATTGCTATACTTTGTCTCATATCAAGGCACTGCCATCTACTTCTGGAGATCTGAATTCTCAAATACATAGGAAAGTAAATTGGGTTACTTTGAACCCTTATGGTGAAAAGCAGAATAATAAAGGTGGTCTTGGTTATAAAAAACAAGATGCATCTGACAGTCCTAATTTGCCCAAAATTGAGTCATTTGACTTTGGAAGAAGTGATGTGATGGAAGAAGATGTTATGGGGATGGAACCTGGTCTAATATTTTTTGAG GATGGGTCGTATTCCAGAGGCCCAGTGGATATTCCG TGTTTGGTTAAGGGCTGCCATAAAAGATTACGTGTGGTGCATACTATAGAATTCAGCAATGGGGGTTCGGATATTCAAATAATGAGGATTGCTGTTTATGAAGAAGAATGGGTTAGTCCAGCTGATATCCCTGATACAAG TGAATTGGAGTTGGATTTGAAGCCATTTTCTCAGAGGAAGAGAGTCCAACCATCAGATCTGAGTGGGTCTTGGAAGGTGTTTGAGGTGAGTGCGACGCCTATATATGGCGAGGATATGACCCTGGAGGAAGGGAAAAGCGCGCCTTACGTGTATCTATGCACGGAAAACCTGAAGAAGAGAAGCTTGCCAGAGAATCTGGTCTACTTTGGGGAGGAGGAGATTGTGGATATGCAAGACGTGACAGTTATGTGGCTACCCGGAGGCGTGACTGCATATGTGGATGTGAAGAAGGAAGGCATCCTCTGTGTAGGCGTTGGGTGGTATTCGGATGAGGGAATGAATCTGGTGATGGAAAGGGACTATGGATTGGATGGGAAACTTAAGGAGGTTAGATCGAAATCCGAGATGAAGAGAAGATGGACTAATCCTCCACCTATGTGA
- the LOC125217160 gene encoding blue copper protein-like gives MKMGRAIALLFVLVIFPAAYGQTQHTVGDSAGWDDTVNYVNWARGKTFTVGDSLVFNYGPSHAVDEVREDDYTSCNTANAISTDSNSPTTISLDAPGTRYFLCPRSNHCGQGQKLTINVVAAATTPSPPSGGGSTPSPPSPGGEDTPPTPTTTTPSSPPPPSGNAATSVGGKMSSVVGLLLVVGAMLGVMS, from the exons atgaaaatgggtAGAGCCATTGCCCTCCTCTTTGTGCTTGTGATATTTCCGGCAGCGTACGGGCAGACGCAGCACACCGTCGGCGACTCTGCTGGTTGGGACGACACCGTCAACTACGTCAACTGGGCAAGGGGAAAAACTTTTACCGTTGGTGACTCCCTTG TGTTCAACTATGGTCCCTCCCATGCTGTTGACGAAGTAAGAGAAGATGACTACACCAGCTGCAACACCGCAAACGCCATCAGCACCGACAGCAACAGCCCCACCACCATCTCCCTCGACGCCCCTGGCACCCGCTACTTCCTCTGCCCGAGGTCCAACCATTGCGGCCAGGGCCAGAAACTCACCATCAACGTCGTCGCAGCCGCCACCACCCCATCACCACCCTCCGGAGGCGGCTCCACCCCCTCACCGCCCTCCCCCGGCGGTGAAGACACCCCACCAACTCCTACAACCACCACACCGTCCTCCCCACCGCCCCCCTCCGGCAACGCTGCCACCAGCGTCGGTGGCAAGATGAGCTCGGTGGTTGGCTTGTTGCTAGTTGTGGGAGCCATGTTGGGAGTAATGAGCTAA
- the LOC125202833 gene encoding uncharacterized protein LOC125202833 isoform X1, with protein MQSLCTDACKAFSSSGFLLKGFQQQQHLFADNLDCRPVSSSPSHRHASYPCISCNFEDKSCRLVDGRGRPMENFDGRRGKVAAKGKDNVWSIDNEMAKTDKDKGRTRRRKRGGKRVKNVYKKGDGVLVSGSMLMEVETILQTQEPVIRPAWHTFASSVSGIWKGVGAVYSPITAEMEPIEIGSKNENLFDCYTLSHIKALPSTSGDLNSQIHRKVNWVTLNPYGEKQNNKGGLGYKKQDASDSPNLPKIESFDFGRSDVMEEDVMGMEPGLIFFEDGSYSRGPVDIPVGEFNESNYYLSPTFKFEQCLVKGCHKRLRVVHTIEFSNGGSDIQIMRIAVYEEEWVSPADIPDTSELELDLKPFSQRKRVQPSDLSGSWKVFEVSATPIYGEDMTLEEGKSAPYVYLCTENLKKRSLPENLVYFGEEEIVDMQDVTVMWLPGGVTAYVDVKKEGILCVGVGWYSDEGMNLVMERDYGLDGKLKEVRSKSEMKRRWTNPPPM; from the exons ATGCAATCACTATGCACCGACGCTTGCAAAGCCTTCAGCAGTAGCGGTTTCTTGCTGAAAGGCTTCCAACAACAGCAGCACTTATTCGCGGATAATCTCGATTGTCGCCCGGTTTCATCTTCTCCCTCGCATAGGCACGCTTCTTATCCCTGCATTTCCTGCAATTTTGAAGACAAAAGCTGCCGCCTTGTCGATGGCCGGGGAAGGCCGATGGAGAATTTTGATGGTCGGAGAGGGAAAGTGGCGGCCAAGGGGAAAGATAATGTGTGGAGTATCGACAACGAGATGGCGAAGACTGACAAGGACAAGGGTCGAACGCGGCGGAGGAAAAGGGGAGGGAAGAGAGTGAAGAATGTGTATAAGAAAGGTGATGGAGTTCTTGTCTCCGGTTCGATGTTGATGGAAGTTGAAACCATTTTACAGACGCAG GAACCAGTGATTAGGCCAGCATGGCACACATTTGCAAGTAGTGTGAGTGGAATATGGAAGGGAGTTGGAGCTGTATATTCTCCCATCACTGCTGAAATGGAGCCTATAGAGATTGGGAGCAAGAATGAGAACTTATTTGATTGCTATACTTTGTCTCATATCAAGGCACTGCCATCTACTTCTGGAGATCTGAATTCTCAAATACATAGGAAAGTAAATTGGGTTACTTTGAACCCTTATGGTGAAAAGCAGAATAATAAAGGTGGTCTTGGTTATAAAAAACAAGATGCATCTGACAGTCCTAATTTGCCCAAAATTGAGTCATTTGACTTTGGAAGAAGTGATGTGATGGAAGAAGATGTTATGGGGATGGAACCTGGTCTAATATTTTTTGAG GATGGGTCGTATTCCAGAGGCCCAGTGGATATTCCGGTTGGTGAATTTAATGAATCCAATTATTACCTTTCTCCAACTTTCAAGTTCGAACAA TGTTTGGTTAAGGGCTGCCATAAAAGATTACGTGTGGTGCATACTATAGAATTCAGCAATGGGGGTTCGGATATTCAAATAATGAGGATTGCTGTTTATGAAGAAGAATGGGTTAGTCCAGCTGATATCCCTGATACAAG TGAATTGGAGTTGGATTTGAAGCCATTTTCTCAGAGGAAGAGAGTCCAACCATCAGATCTGAGTGGGTCTTGGAAGGTGTTTGAGGTGAGTGCGACGCCTATATATGGCGAGGATATGACCCTGGAGGAAGGGAAAAGCGCGCCTTACGTGTATCTATGCACGGAAAACCTGAAGAAGAGAAGCTTGCCAGAGAATCTGGTCTACTTTGGGGAGGAGGAGATTGTGGATATGCAAGACGTGACAGTTATGTGGCTACCCGGAGGCGTGACTGCATATGTGGATGTGAAGAAGGAAGGCATCCTCTGTGTAGGCGTTGGGTGGTATTCGGATGAGGGAATGAATCTGGTGATGGAAAGGGACTATGGATTGGATGGGAAACTTAAGGAGGTTAGATCGAAATCCGAGATGAAGAGAAGATGGACTAATCCTCCACCTATGTGA